Proteins co-encoded in one Kocuria flava genomic window:
- a CDS encoding ABC-F family ATP-binding cassette domain-containing protein codes for MAHLLGGENLHLEFPTKTVFDGVSLGIDEGDRIGIVGRNGDGKSTLMKLLAGRLEPDGGRVTVRSGVRVGMLDQADVLDPEQTVGHAVVGDRPEHEWAGDAKVRDVIGGLVKDLDWDAKVGELSGGQKRRVALAALLAGDWDVIFLDEPTNHLDVDGITWLARHLNNRWPRTQGGLAVVTHDRWFLDAVCTDTWEVHDRIVEPFEGGYAAYVLQRVERDRQAAVAESKRQNLMKKELAWLRRGAPARTSKPKFRIEAANQLIDDVPPPRDSVALSQLAVTRLGKDVVDLENVSVSYPTEDGGTREVLHDVTWLIAPGERTGILGVNGAGKSTLLGLVTGAVQPTSGRVKRGKTVKIAVLTQQLSELEDVAEDRVSDVVASKRTTYLADGKEMTPGQLLERLGFTNEQLATPVKDLSGGQKRRLQLLLILLDEPNVLILDEPSNDLDTDMLAAMEDLLDTWPGTLLVVSHDRYLLERVTDQQYAVIDGRFRHLPGGVDQYLDLAARSRTGTAAGASSASNPLAATGPAAGGGGTTTAVAPKLTGARARAAQKEVGATERKLEKLTGRVEQIHAELAAHDQSDYEGLAAITARLREVEAEIEELELRWLELSEDLGQ; via the coding sequence GTGGCACATCTACTCGGCGGCGAGAACCTGCACCTGGAATTCCCCACGAAGACGGTCTTCGACGGCGTGAGCCTCGGCATCGACGAGGGCGACCGGATCGGCATCGTGGGCCGCAACGGCGACGGCAAGTCCACGCTCATGAAGCTGCTGGCCGGCCGGCTCGAGCCGGACGGGGGCCGCGTGACCGTGCGCTCCGGGGTGCGGGTGGGCATGCTCGACCAGGCCGACGTGCTGGACCCGGAGCAGACGGTGGGGCACGCCGTCGTCGGGGACCGGCCGGAGCACGAGTGGGCGGGCGACGCGAAGGTGCGCGACGTCATCGGCGGGCTGGTCAAGGACCTGGACTGGGACGCGAAGGTCGGCGAGCTCTCGGGCGGGCAGAAGCGGCGGGTGGCGCTGGCGGCGCTGCTGGCCGGGGACTGGGACGTGATCTTCCTCGACGAGCCGACCAACCACCTGGACGTCGACGGCATCACCTGGCTGGCCCGGCACCTGAACAACCGGTGGCCGCGCACCCAGGGGGGGCTGGCGGTGGTCACCCACGACCGCTGGTTCCTGGACGCGGTGTGCACCGACACGTGGGAGGTCCACGACCGGATCGTGGAGCCCTTCGAGGGCGGCTACGCGGCGTACGTGCTGCAGCGGGTCGAGCGCGACCGGCAGGCGGCGGTGGCCGAGTCCAAGCGGCAGAACCTCATGAAGAAGGAGCTGGCGTGGCTGCGCCGGGGCGCGCCGGCGCGCACGTCGAAGCCGAAGTTCCGGATCGAGGCGGCCAACCAGCTCATCGACGACGTCCCGCCGCCGCGCGACTCCGTGGCGCTGTCGCAGCTGGCGGTGACGCGGCTGGGCAAGGACGTCGTGGACCTGGAGAACGTCTCGGTGTCCTACCCGACCGAGGACGGCGGGACCCGCGAGGTCCTCCACGACGTCACGTGGCTGATCGCCCCGGGCGAGCGCACCGGCATCCTGGGGGTCAACGGCGCGGGCAAGTCCACGCTGCTGGGCCTGGTCACGGGTGCCGTGCAGCCCACGAGCGGGCGGGTCAAGCGCGGGAAGACGGTGAAGATCGCCGTGCTCACCCAGCAGCTCTCGGAGCTGGAGGACGTCGCGGAGGACCGGGTCTCGGACGTGGTGGCCTCCAAGCGCACGACCTACCTGGCCGACGGCAAGGAGATGACGCCGGGCCAGCTGCTCGAGCGGCTGGGCTTCACGAACGAGCAGCTCGCCACGCCCGTGAAGGACCTCTCGGGCGGGCAGAAGCGGCGGCTGCAGCTGCTGCTGATCCTGCTGGACGAGCCGAACGTGCTGATCCTCGACGAGCCCTCCAACGACCTGGACACCGACATGCTCGCGGCCATGGAGGACCTGCTCGACACCTGGCCCGGGACGCTGCTCGTGGTCTCCCACGACCGGTACCTCCTGGAGCGCGTCACGGACCAGCAGTACGCGGTGATCGACGGCCGCTTCCGGCACCTGCCCGGCGGTGTGGACCAGTACCTGGACCTCGCCGCGCGCTCGCGCACCGGCACCGCGGCGGGCGCCTCCTCCGCCTCGAACCCGCTGGCCGCGACCGGTCCGGCCGCCGGGGGCGGGGGGACGACGACGGCGGTGGCGCCGAAGCTGACCGGCGCCCGGGCCCGTGCGGCGCAGAAGGAGGTCGGGGCGACCGAGCGCAAGCTGGAGAAGCTCACCGGCCGGGTCGAGCAGATCCACGCCGAGCTCGCGGCCCACGACCAGTCCGACTACGAGGGGCTCGCGGCGATCACCGCACGGCTGCGGGAGGTCGAGGCGGAGATCGAGGAGCTGGAGCTGCGCTGGCTGGAGCTCTCCGAGGACCTGGGCCAGTAG
- a CDS encoding adenylyltransferase/cytidyltransferase family protein, translating to MTIDQHGPRVGYAAGAFDLFHVGHLNILRQARQHCDHLIAGVVSDELLEITKGHRPVVGLAERMEIVEHIRYVDQVHAEVLLDKLDTWRQLRFDVFFKGDDWKGTPKGDLLEREFAAVGVEVVYFPYTRQTSSTKLRAALDVLTLPAA from the coding sequence ATGACCATCGACCAGCACGGGCCGCGGGTGGGCTATGCCGCCGGCGCCTTCGACCTCTTCCACGTGGGGCACCTGAACATCCTGCGGCAGGCCCGGCAGCACTGCGATCACCTGATCGCCGGGGTCGTCTCCGATGAGCTGCTCGAGATCACCAAGGGCCACCGCCCGGTGGTGGGCCTGGCCGAGCGGATGGAGATCGTCGAGCACATCCGCTACGTGGACCAGGTCCACGCCGAGGTGCTGCTGGACAAGCTCGACACGTGGCGCCAGCTGCGCTTCGACGTCTTCTTCAAGGGCGACGACTGGAAGGGCACCCCGAAGGGGGACCTCCTCGAGCGGGAGTTCGCCGCGGTCGGGGTGGAGGTCGTCTACTTCCCCTACACCCGGCAGACCTCCTCCACGAAGCTGCGGGCGGCCCTCGACGTGCTGACCCTCCCGGCGGCCTGA
- a CDS encoding acyltransferase family protein produces the protein MPAQSVVPRARAGKALPLRQFAHLDALRAGAVMLVVLGHAGLDVVPGGSGVTIFFVISGFIITHLVLKEHRRTGGFDIGGFYRRRALKLLPPLLVGLVVPTALYAWLVRPVSLPDVLGQVFFFFNWRYTDSAVDVLPGSIVVWSLSIEEQFYVGFALVWLLLVGRARPALALGVLAAAAAAASAAARLVLHLGGASADRIYFGTDTRLEAIAIGVLAAVWHHRLTRDPAGPGLPGWWGRDAVVVAALGLYLLSLGIREELFRETLRYSLQAVAACLVVLWGLRGPAGPLGRAVLGLMRLRPVQVIGLASYSIYLLHLVVSRGLTALVGELPGPGGVAVHVVLGTGAGLACWWFVEEPVQRWSRRRRREAAATPAPGPGSVPGAAAPTTAPAAAPGTAPTPAGTPAGPILGGTR, from the coding sequence GTGCCAGCGCAGTCAGTCGTGCCGCGCGCACGGGCCGGGAAGGCCCTGCCGCTGCGGCAGTTCGCGCACCTGGACGCGCTGCGGGCCGGGGCGGTGATGCTCGTCGTCCTGGGCCACGCCGGCCTGGACGTCGTGCCGGGCGGCAGCGGGGTGACGATCTTCTTCGTCATCTCCGGGTTCATCATCACGCACCTGGTGCTCAAGGAGCACCGGCGCACCGGGGGCTTCGACATCGGCGGGTTCTACCGCCGCCGGGCCCTGAAGCTGCTGCCCCCGCTGCTCGTGGGGCTCGTGGTGCCCACCGCCCTCTACGCATGGCTCGTGCGCCCCGTGAGCCTGCCCGACGTGCTGGGCCAGGTGTTCTTCTTCTTCAACTGGCGCTACACCGACTCGGCCGTCGACGTCCTGCCGGGCTCGATCGTGGTCTGGAGCCTGTCCATCGAGGAGCAGTTCTACGTGGGCTTCGCCCTGGTGTGGCTGCTGCTCGTGGGCCGCGCCCGCCCCGCGCTCGCGCTGGGGGTGCTGGCTGCGGCCGCCGCCGCGGCCTCTGCCGCGGCCCGGCTGGTCCTGCACCTGGGCGGGGCGAGCGCGGACCGGATCTACTTCGGCACCGACACCCGCCTGGAGGCCATCGCGATCGGGGTGCTCGCCGCGGTGTGGCACCACCGGCTCACCCGCGACCCGGCCGGGCCCGGTCTGCCGGGCTGGTGGGGCCGGGACGCGGTGGTGGTCGCCGCCCTGGGCCTGTACCTGCTCTCGCTCGGGATCCGCGAGGAGCTCTTCCGCGAGACGCTGCGCTACTCGCTGCAGGCGGTGGCCGCGTGCCTGGTCGTGCTCTGGGGCCTGCGCGGGCCCGCCGGCCCGCTCGGGCGGGCCGTGCTGGGGCTCATGCGCCTGCGCCCCGTGCAGGTGATCGGGCTGGCCAGCTACAGCATCTACCTGCTGCACCTCGTCGTCTCCCGGGGGCTGACGGCGCTGGTGGGGGAGCTGCCCGGACCCGGCGGGGTGGCCGTGCACGTGGTGCTCGGCACCGGCGCCGGCCTCGCCTGCTGGTGGTTCGTCGAGGAGCCCGTCCAGCGCTGGAGCCGCCGCCGCCGCCGCGAGGCCGCCGCCACACCCGCTCCCGGACCGGGCTCCGTCCCGGGGGCGGCCGCACCGACCACGGCCCCGGCTGCTGCGCCGGGGACCGCACCGACGCCCGCGGGGACCCCCGCGGGCCCGATCCTGGGGGGAACCAGATGA
- the glmU gene encoding bifunctional UDP-N-acetylglucosamine diphosphorylase/glucosamine-1-phosphate N-acetyltransferase GlmU, with the protein MKSKTPKILHRIGGRSMIGHALVAARSLHPQRLAAVVRFERDQVVPHVLEQDPEALIVDQDEVPGTGRAVQVAVEALDAQQRLAGTVVVTYGDVPLLTPAVLARLVDRHEQRGNGVTVLTADHEAPGGYGRVLRDADGSFREIKEAKDATPEELAVTEINSGIFAFDADVLRTALAEVTSDNAQGEMYLTDVPLLARRAGHAVDALRIEDRWEVEGANDRVQLAQLGAHLNRRVLEEHMRNGVTIVDPATTWIDVQVRLAADVTVLPGTQLHGGTRVAEDAVVGPDTTLTDVEVGPGAHVVRTHGSGSVIGPGASVGPFAYLRPGTVLGTGGKIGTFVETKNSRIGDGSKVPHLSYVGDATIGEHSNIGAASVFVNYDGVRKHRTVIGDHVRMGSDNMYVAPVTVGDGAYSGAGTTIRKDVPAGALALTEGAQRIVENWVVDHRPGSAAAEAALRSRGGDDDGAAGTTGPGTGTTEDTTEESENR; encoded by the coding sequence ATGAAGTCCAAGACCCCCAAGATCCTGCACCGGATCGGGGGTCGTTCCATGATCGGGCACGCGCTCGTCGCGGCCCGCAGCCTGCACCCGCAGCGGCTCGCGGCGGTCGTGCGCTTCGAGCGCGACCAGGTCGTCCCGCACGTGCTGGAGCAGGACCCCGAGGCGCTGATCGTGGACCAGGACGAGGTCCCCGGCACGGGCCGGGCCGTCCAGGTCGCGGTGGAGGCCCTCGACGCGCAGCAGCGGCTGGCCGGGACCGTGGTGGTCACCTACGGCGACGTCCCGCTGCTGACCCCCGCCGTGCTGGCCCGGCTGGTGGACCGCCACGAGCAGCGGGGCAACGGGGTGACGGTGCTGACCGCCGACCACGAGGCCCCGGGCGGCTACGGCCGGGTGCTGCGCGACGCGGACGGGTCCTTCCGGGAGATCAAGGAGGCCAAGGACGCCACCCCGGAGGAGCTGGCCGTCACCGAGATCAACTCCGGGATCTTCGCCTTCGACGCCGACGTCCTGCGCACCGCCCTCGCGGAGGTCACCTCGGACAACGCCCAGGGCGAGATGTACCTCACCGACGTCCCGCTGCTGGCCCGGCGGGCCGGCCACGCCGTGGACGCGCTGCGGATCGAGGACCGCTGGGAGGTCGAGGGCGCCAACGACCGCGTGCAGCTGGCCCAGCTCGGCGCGCACCTCAACCGCCGGGTGCTCGAGGAGCACATGCGCAACGGCGTGACGATCGTGGACCCGGCGACCACCTGGATCGACGTGCAGGTGCGCCTGGCCGCGGACGTCACGGTCCTGCCCGGCACGCAGCTGCACGGCGGCACCCGCGTGGCCGAGGACGCCGTGGTCGGCCCGGACACGACCCTCACCGACGTCGAGGTCGGCCCCGGCGCCCACGTGGTGCGCACCCACGGGTCCGGCTCGGTGATCGGCCCGGGCGCGTCCGTGGGCCCGTTCGCCTACCTGCGCCCCGGCACGGTCCTGGGCACCGGGGGCAAGATCGGCACGTTCGTGGAGACCAAGAACTCCCGCATCGGCGACGGCTCGAAGGTCCCGCACCTGTCCTACGTGGGGGACGCGACGATCGGGGAGCACTCCAACATCGGCGCGGCCTCGGTGTTCGTCAACTACGACGGCGTGCGCAAGCACCGCACCGTCATCGGCGACCACGTGCGCATGGGCTCCGACAACATGTACGTCGCCCCCGTCACCGTGGGGGACGGCGCCTACTCCGGCGCCGGCACCACGATCCGCAAGGACGTCCCCGCGGGGGCGCTGGCCCTGACCGAGGGCGCCCAGCGGATCGTGGAGAACTGGGTCGTGGACCACCGCCCGGGCAGCGCGGCGGCCGAGGCCGCCCTGCGGTCCCGCGGCGGGGACGACGACGGCGCGGCCGGCACCACCGGCCCCGGCACGGGAACCACCGAGGACACCACCGAGGAAAGCGAGAACAGATGA
- a CDS encoding ScyD/ScyE family protein translates to MRRLGTGALAAAVVLSAALPPAVAHGRGEAPGHRVVVDGLDNPRQLDWTNDGADLLVAEAGRGGPECSPDGACAGPSGAVTLVERPGSRSPEVSTPVEGLLSIATAPGGVAAVGVNGVDTTDVPGQYLVAGYDAAGPPMANGSLLVAVQEASDVTSVLAWADLQAAEEELNPDGAQVHSNPYAVLYVDEDPGGAPDGYALVADAGANTVWKVVPDLSTQTEEQAPEHEITAWATWPTTALPDGTDDPAGPAEFVPTSLTSDGDGNVYVGGLGSERPGAASVVKFDADGTELDRWDGFTAVTGVAVDGEHLYVSELFGPTPPALGGEPGAEESAAGSADGSEEAADPGAEEPAQVPGRVVVLHTGDPEATRWGVDVPLPADLATDGRRVYASVNSLAPAEGIPAGPQNPFGAVGGGAVWALDFSQARRVEPVEAAGPGR, encoded by the coding sequence ATGAGAAGACTGGGGACGGGCGCGCTGGCGGCCGCGGTGGTGCTGTCGGCGGCGCTGCCGCCGGCCGTCGCGCACGGGCGCGGGGAGGCCCCGGGCCACCGCGTCGTCGTGGACGGCCTGGACAACCCGCGGCAGCTGGACTGGACGAACGACGGGGCGGACCTGCTGGTCGCCGAGGCCGGGCGCGGGGGCCCGGAGTGCTCGCCGGACGGGGCCTGCGCGGGACCCAGCGGGGCGGTGACGCTCGTGGAGCGCCCGGGCAGCCGGTCGCCGGAGGTCTCGACCCCCGTCGAGGGGCTGCTGAGCATCGCCACCGCCCCGGGCGGCGTCGCGGCCGTGGGCGTCAACGGCGTGGACACCACCGACGTGCCCGGCCAGTACCTCGTGGCCGGCTACGACGCGGCCGGCCCGCCCATGGCCAACGGGTCGCTGCTCGTGGCGGTGCAGGAGGCCTCGGACGTCACCTCCGTGCTGGCGTGGGCGGACCTGCAGGCCGCGGAGGAGGAGCTCAACCCGGACGGGGCGCAGGTCCACTCCAATCCCTACGCCGTGCTCTACGTCGACGAGGACCCCGGGGGCGCCCCCGACGGCTACGCCCTCGTGGCCGACGCCGGGGCGAACACCGTGTGGAAGGTGGTCCCGGACCTCTCCACGCAGACCGAGGAGCAGGCCCCCGAGCACGAGATCACCGCGTGGGCGACCTGGCCCACGACCGCCCTGCCCGACGGCACCGACGACCCCGCGGGGCCGGCGGAGTTCGTGCCCACGTCCCTGACCTCCGACGGCGACGGCAACGTCTACGTCGGCGGCCTCGGCTCCGAGCGGCCGGGGGCGGCCTCGGTCGTGAAGTTCGACGCCGACGGCACCGAGCTCGACCGCTGGGACGGCTTCACCGCCGTCACCGGCGTGGCCGTGGACGGCGAGCACCTCTACGTCTCCGAGCTGTTCGGCCCGACCCCGCCGGCGCTCGGCGGGGAGCCCGGCGCCGAGGAGAGCGCCGCCGGGTCCGCGGACGGCTCCGAGGAGGCCGCGGACCCCGGCGCGGAGGAGCCCGCGCAGGTCCCCGGCCGGGTGGTCGTGCTGCACACCGGCGACCCGGAGGCCACGCGCTGGGGGGTCGACGTCCCGCTGCCGGCGGACCTGGCCACCGACGGCCGCCGCGTCTACGCCTCGGTCAACAGCCTCGCCCCGGCCGAGGGCATCCCGGCCGGGCCGCAGAACCCGTTCGGGGCCGTCGGCGGCGGCGCGGTCTGGGCCCTGGACTTCTCGCAGGCCCGGCGGGTCGAGCCCGTGGAGGCGGCCGGCCCGGGACGGTGA
- a CDS encoding polymer-forming cytoskeletal protein, which translates to MARTQARTRTGTTTGAQRPARRVLRAVVVLVLALGFVVAGALLTLPGAGAAELREGERLVVGAGEVVGEDLYAVGGEVVVEGTVRGDLVVAAGTVTVTGTVEGDVLAAARTVVVEGTVGDDVRLAGQALVVREGARIGDGLAVAGYSLQTERGSEVGGDVLLAAYQGELAGTVEGSVTAGVEALALAGTVGGDVRASVSTAESPAPATPWVPGTDVALPAVPSGLSLRETARVGGDLSYEGAREAELAPGAEVAGTVDFRQVGAPAPEDAAPAGPLAVVLLALRRLVTLLLVGLLVLWLAPRAAGAAAGALRAHPWLSLGWGVLGAAGAALAAGVLLVAAVLLAVLLGWATLGGLAAAVVTTAVVADLVLVLALVLALSLLAPVVVALAAGGAVLRTPAAASFGRRAAALALGLLAYALLRAVPVLGPLLALAVALFGTGALLVAAWGALRSRRARRARGGPGGPPDRGTWAPAGAPVGPGHGAPAPGDRPRRSGDGTPVPWAGAASGRDAGSGRPPGTGPADGPDRGAGSGPRTGPDRPR; encoded by the coding sequence ATGGCCCGCACGCAGGCACGGACGAGGACGGGAACGACGACGGGAGCGCAGCGCCCGGCGCGCCGGGTGCTGCGGGCGGTGGTGGTGCTGGTGCTGGCCCTGGGCTTCGTGGTGGCCGGGGCGCTGCTGACCCTGCCCGGGGCCGGGGCCGCCGAGCTGCGCGAGGGCGAGCGCCTCGTGGTCGGCGCCGGCGAGGTCGTCGGGGAGGACCTCTACGCGGTCGGCGGGGAGGTCGTGGTCGAGGGGACCGTGCGCGGGGACCTGGTCGTGGCCGCCGGCACCGTGACCGTCACCGGCACGGTGGAGGGCGACGTCCTCGCGGCCGCGCGCACGGTGGTCGTCGAGGGCACGGTGGGCGACGACGTCCGGCTCGCCGGCCAGGCGCTGGTGGTGCGCGAGGGCGCCCGGATCGGCGACGGGCTCGCGGTGGCCGGCTACAGCCTGCAGACCGAGCGCGGCTCCGAGGTGGGCGGGGACGTGCTGCTGGCCGCCTACCAGGGCGAGCTGGCCGGGACGGTCGAGGGCTCCGTGACCGCCGGCGTCGAGGCCCTGGCCCTGGCCGGGACGGTCGGCGGGGACGTGCGCGCCTCGGTGAGCACGGCGGAGAGCCCCGCCCCCGCGACCCCGTGGGTGCCGGGGACCGACGTCGCGCTGCCGGCCGTGCCCTCCGGGCTGAGCCTGCGCGAGACGGCGCGCGTGGGCGGGGACCTCTCCTACGAGGGCGCCCGGGAGGCCGAGCTCGCCCCGGGGGCCGAGGTCGCCGGGACGGTCGACTTCCGGCAGGTCGGCGCCCCGGCGCCGGAGGACGCGGCCCCGGCGGGCCCGCTCGCGGTGGTGCTGCTCGCGCTGCGGCGGCTGGTGACGCTGCTGCTCGTCGGGCTGCTCGTGCTGTGGCTCGCGCCCCGGGCCGCCGGGGCCGCGGCCGGGGCGCTGCGCGCGCACCCGTGGCTGAGCCTGGGCTGGGGCGTGCTCGGCGCGGCCGGGGCGGCCCTGGCGGCGGGCGTGCTCCTCGTCGCGGCGGTCCTGCTCGCGGTGCTGCTGGGCTGGGCGACCCTGGGCGGTCTCGCGGCGGCGGTCGTGACCACCGCGGTGGTGGCCGACCTGGTGCTGGTCCTGGCACTGGTGCTCGCGCTGAGCCTGCTCGCCCCGGTCGTGGTCGCCCTCGCGGCCGGCGGTGCGGTGCTGCGCACCCCGGCCGCCGCGTCCTTCGGCCGCCGGGCCGCGGCCCTGGCGCTGGGCCTGCTCGCCTACGCCCTCCTGCGCGCCGTGCCGGTCCTGGGACCGCTGCTGGCCCTGGCCGTGGCCCTGTTCGGCACCGGTGCGCTGCTCGTGGCGGCCTGGGGCGCGCTGCGCTCCCGGCGGGCGCGCCGGGCCCGCGGCGGGCCCGGCGGCCCCCCGGACCGCGGCACGTGGGCCCCGGCGGGCGCGCCCGTGGGGCCGGGACACGGCGCCCCGGCCCCGGGGGACCGTCCCCGGCGCTCCGGGGACGGCACGCCGGTGCCCTGGGCGGGCGCCGCCTCCGGCCGGGACGCCGGAAGCGGCCGGCCGCCCGGGACGGGGCCCGCGGACGGTCCGGACCGCGGAGCAGGTTCCGGCCCGCGCACCGGGCCAGACCGTCCCCGGTGA
- a CDS encoding BCCT family transporter — translation MTPPENEHESTARPGEDGRRPAPAGGASPAAPAHRHRLQERVRAGRRFIREVSYPHDIHPALVPGVSIEDQRVRYGLDRPILLSVGTAVIAFVVWGVLRPQAVLELSSAALTWVTQNLGWLFTSLAAGLAVLLLVLALSRYGKIPLGLDGEKPEYSTASWAAMLFAAGIGIGIIFFGPFEPMTYYLSPRPGTVDPATDEAVTAAMAQAALHWGVNAWAIYAVVGLAVGYVSFRRGRVPLMSSILTPLFPGMTSKSAGARLIDGLAIVATLFGTAASLGIGAMQIARGTEIVTGLGPTGNATAIGIIAVLTVATIVSAVSGVGRGIRMLSNVNMVLSVGLALFFFVVGPTAFLLNVIPGVLLEYVGTLPDALAANMSEGEAMQSFLSSWTIFYWAWWVSWAPFVGIFVAKISRGRTIRQFVLGVLFIPSTIIVLAFTVLGGTAIWLQRETGAVAPDGTTASLPSPEEIFFVVLDMLPGAQLVAPLVIVVLGIFFVTTADSASLVNSQLSQGGRPDPRRRVTAFWAVCMAGIAVVMLLTGGASALQGLQNLIVVTALPFSVIIVLMCFALYKELRNDPQAIRHRFERSAVEKAVRYGVTEHGDNFALAVTPTEATSEYATGHGFDSTADEVTGWYVRRDEEGNPVAYDYGTGEYLDDAAGPEPAPAPEEAAQPAAARRDP, via the coding sequence GTGACACCGCCCGAGAACGAGCACGAGAGCACCGCACGCCCCGGCGAGGACGGCCGCCGGCCCGCCCCGGCCGGCGGCGCGAGCCCCGCCGCGCCCGCGCACCGGCACCGGCTGCAGGAGCGCGTGCGCGCCGGCCGGCGCTTCATCCGCGAGGTCTCCTACCCCCACGACATCCACCCCGCGCTCGTGCCCGGCGTCTCGATCGAGGACCAGCGGGTGCGCTACGGGCTGGACCGCCCGATCCTGCTCAGCGTCGGCACGGCGGTCATCGCCTTCGTGGTCTGGGGGGTCCTGCGGCCGCAGGCCGTCCTGGAGCTCTCCTCCGCGGCCCTGACCTGGGTGACGCAGAACCTGGGCTGGCTGTTCACCTCCCTGGCCGCGGGCCTCGCGGTGCTCCTGCTCGTGCTCGCGCTCTCCCGCTACGGGAAGATCCCCCTGGGCCTGGACGGCGAGAAGCCGGAGTACTCCACGGCCTCCTGGGCGGCCATGCTCTTCGCGGCCGGCATCGGGATCGGGATCATCTTCTTCGGCCCGTTCGAGCCGATGACCTACTACCTCAGCCCCCGGCCGGGCACCGTGGATCCCGCCACCGACGAGGCCGTCACCGCCGCCATGGCCCAGGCCGCCCTGCACTGGGGCGTGAACGCGTGGGCGATCTACGCGGTCGTGGGCCTGGCCGTCGGCTACGTCTCCTTCCGGCGCGGGCGGGTGCCCCTGATGAGCTCCATCCTCACCCCGCTGTTCCCCGGGATGACGAGCAAGAGCGCCGGCGCCCGTCTCATCGACGGCCTGGCCATCGTGGCCACCCTGTTCGGCACCGCCGCGAGCCTGGGCATCGGCGCCATGCAGATCGCCCGCGGCACGGAGATCGTCACCGGCCTGGGCCCCACCGGCAACGCCACGGCCATCGGCATCATCGCGGTCCTGACCGTCGCCACGATCGTCTCGGCGGTCTCCGGCGTGGGCCGCGGCATCCGCATGCTCTCCAACGTCAACATGGTGCTCTCGGTGGGCCTGGCCCTGTTCTTCTTCGTCGTCGGCCCCACCGCGTTCCTGCTCAACGTCATCCCCGGCGTGCTGCTGGAGTACGTCGGGACCCTGCCGGACGCCCTGGCCGCGAACATGTCCGAAGGCGAGGCCATGCAGTCCTTCCTGTCCTCGTGGACCATCTTCTACTGGGCCTGGTGGGTGAGCTGGGCGCCGTTCGTGGGCATCTTCGTCGCCAAGATCTCCCGCGGGCGCACCATCCGCCAGTTCGTGCTCGGCGTGCTGTTCATCCCCTCCACGATCATCGTGCTCGCCTTCACCGTGCTCGGGGGCACCGCGATCTGGCTCCAGCGCGAGACCGGCGCCGTGGCCCCCGACGGCACGACGGCGTCCCTGCCCTCGCCCGAGGAGATCTTCTTCGTGGTCCTGGACATGCTCCCGGGCGCGCAGCTCGTGGCGCCGCTGGTGATCGTCGTGCTGGGGATCTTCTTCGTCACCACCGCGGACTCGGCCTCGCTGGTCAACTCCCAGCTCTCCCAGGGCGGGCGCCCGGACCCCCGCCGGCGCGTCACCGCGTTCTGGGCCGTGTGCATGGCCGGGATCGCCGTGGTCATGCTGCTCACCGGCGGCGCGAGCGCGCTGCAGGGCCTGCAGAACCTCATCGTCGTCACCGCCCTGCCGTTCTCGGTGATCATCGTGCTCATGTGCTTCGCCCTGTACAAGGAGCTGCGCAACGACCCGCAGGCGATCCGCCACCGGTTCGAGCGCTCCGCCGTGGAGAAGGCCGTGCGCTACGGCGTGACCGAGCACGGGGACAACTTCGCCCTGGCGGTGACCCCCACCGAGGCCACCAGCGAGTACGCCACCGGCCACGGCTTCGACTCCACGGCCGACGAGGTCACCGGCTGGTACGTCCGCCGCGACGAGGAGGGCAACCCCGTGGCCTACGACTACGGGACGGGGGAGTACCTCGACGACGCCGCCGGACCCGAGCCGGCCCCCGCCCCGGAGGAGGCGGCGCAGCCGGCGGCGGCGCGCCGCGACCCCTGA